ACGCTTAGAGTGAGTCGCCTGTAATGACAATCAAGTTCCTCCTGTGACGGTATAATTTCTCGAGTTAGCTCTAAGTACTTCTCAATTGGGCAGATGGATCTACAGCCAGGTAACCGAAGCGTTTTCAGCTGCTCCGTTACTCCAGTCCACAGCATCATCTGAGAGCAGAAAGATACTTTACGACGGTGAATGGACCATCGAGTAATCTCGATAGAAATGGAACTATGAGAGAGCTTTGGCAATTAGAGCGTTGAAAGGACAAATTTTACCCTTATGAAACGCTTTCCACTTTTGTTCTGGAGCAGTTCGACCATGACTGCAGTACCGAAGAGCGGAATTTTGGGTTCGAGGATTCCATGAGCTTTGAGAAAAGCAGAAACGGTGATTTCGTGGCCACTGTAAAGGTAAATCTTCCGTGGTTTTTCTTGCGTTCTATCGAGCTTCATGTtgtcgatgaattttttcaccaacggTCCGCTTTCCAGCCTCTTAACCTCCGGCGTGTAACTCCTCATATGGTAGTAGAGGACAGCGAGCTCGCTCATGTGGTCGAAGACAGCTTGCGTACACCATTCGGGCAAAGTTAAGTTCATTCCTTTCTGCACGAGTAAGAGAATCTGGTTAATCCCAGTTACGTATAGCTCACATCCGATTGGTCAGCTGGCATTCTTACCTGTGCAGCCAGAAGACCTTGGATCTCGTAAACCGGTACCGGATCCGTAATATTGAGGCCAGTTTTTTCCGAAAGGAACTCGAAAAAGTTTTTGTGTATTGCGAACTGCTCCTGGAAGTGTGGAAGTCGTTCTATCCGAGAATACGCCTCCTGGAATCTAAAGTAGTTACGTATTATTTCGTTTAATGTCAAAGGCTGATATTTGGGGACAGTTGATACATTATACCAACTTTGGACACTCGTGGGCCCGGAACAGGATGTCGATACTTTTCGGTACGGAGTGAATGGGGATAGGCATCCAGGGCAAATCGGGATTCCAGACTTGATTTGCTGAAGGGGGAAAAAGGGCGGCCAGAACCAGCTGAAGGGACATCTTTGTACGATCGAAGTTTGAGCTGAGGGCGTAAACATCACTGTGTACATAGGTAGGGCCCAGCAAGTCTTCGTACCGATCTTTCAGCACCAT
The Neodiprion fabricii isolate iyNeoFabr1 chromosome 1, iyNeoFabr1.1, whole genome shotgun sequence DNA segment above includes these coding regions:
- the LOC124187099 gene encoding venom acid phosphatase Acph-1-like, producing the protein MILQNLRMGGNIIAVIALAVLSIITPNWAKVKVTQVQVLFRHGERTPLSKELYPNDIYNISTYDEWGLGQLTNTGKMREYQLGMVLKDRYEDLLGPTYVHSDVYALSSNFDRTKMSLQLVLAALFPPSANQVWNPDLPWMPIPIHSVPKSIDILFRAHECPKFQEAYSRIERLPHFQEQFAIHKNFFEFLSEKTGLNITDPVPVYEIQGLLAAQKGMNLTLPEWCTQAVFDHMSELAVLYYHMRSYTPEVKRLESGPLVKKFIDNMKLDRTQEKPRKIYLYSGHEITVSAFLKAHGILEPKIPLFGTAVMVELLQNKSGKRFIRMMLWTGVTEQLKTLRLPGCRSICPIEKYLELTREIIPSQEELDCHYRRLTLSVFRGFTDDQVYYN